tggaataattttctttaataccTGCCCTTCCTCTggaacttttatttttacataatttacTCCATCTTTTACCTCAATTTCTTTTCCATCATATATACCTTCCTTTGAAGCAGTTATAATATCAATATCCtctttttgatattttttgaaatctCCTTGCAAAAATCCATATTTATCTTCTATTAACTCAACCAATAGAGTTATTTCATTTCCATCATCTTCTTCTTCTTTAATTACCTTCTTCAGTCTCCCTCTTTTCCGTTTTTTCTCTCCCTTTAATTTATGAACAGGATTAGTATTAACTTCCATTTCTTCGGAAGAATTTTCTAAATCTTCAGTCTCTTTCTTCTCATATATTGGTTCAATTTCCATTATATCATATTCATCTATGtttatgttttttaacaattcATTTACATTAACACATTTAATGTTATTCACTTCTTTCCCAGAAAATTTACTACCGTTATTTCCATTTTCACTTAGTTTATAAACTTCACTTGAAAGATCATCAGCAACCACGTTTGAAGATCCCTTTAagtaaacaattttataatcaaaaCCAAATAATTCATTTGTTAACTCCAAATACTTATTATCAGTTGAATTCTTGAATATTCCAAGGAGCGGTAAATGATCCGTTTTAATATAGATTCTACTTCCtccaaaataatatttaaaatgtttgaaACATTTACTTATAGCAATCAGTTCCTTATAAGTTATACACCTTCTTCGTTTTGTAACTGATAGtcttttactataaaaagaaattgaaatTTCTTCTCCATTTCTTATTTGTGATAAAACTCCTCCAATTGCATAATCACTTGAATCAGTAGTAAGAAAAAAATCCTCCTCCAATACAGGATGATGGCAAAAATTTGGATTAGACATAGCTTCTACCAATTTCTTATAAGACTCTTTGACCCTTTCATTCCAGACTAGTTTCtgatatttctttttcaataacTCATCCAAAGGATAAGTAATTTCTGAAAAATCCTTAATATAATTTCTATAATAATTTGCCGCAGCAACTAATGATTTCAGTGTCTTTTTCGTTTCTGGAAAAGGTCTCTTTAGAAACAAttcaatatttaatgtatGAGGAATACTACCCTtctcatttattaaaaatcctaaatattttatagatttCCCAAAAAAGTTACATTTTTCAAAAGAAATTCTCCAATCTACAGatctaattctttttaatacttctttcaccatttttatatgaaattCCAAGGGTCCAGATGTATGAATCACAATATCATCTAAATAATTTGTACAATGTTTTTCAAGCCCTTGTAAAACTTCTTCTCCAATTCTTTGATATTCGCTACAACTATTAATATATCCCTGCACCAATCGtttaaattgatatattCCAAAAGGAGTTTTAACCGCAAGAAACTTCCGACTTTCAATTGGAACACTTACTTGAAAATAGGAATTATTGCAATCcaattttgtataaaaattacagtttctcatttttaaaattacttgaTTAATTAAAGGTGGTGAATAGTAGATAGGTTGTACAATTGCATTAATTGCTCTCATATCCCCAATAATTCTCTTTCTTCCATCCTTTTTAggaataataattataggCAATGCATATGgacttgtttttttttcaattactccacttttttctaatttatcCAAATATTCCTTCAAAATTGGTTTATCCCATTCTCTAACAGGTATATTTGCCGGTTTTGGAAATTCagcattaatttttaattgaattgGTTGACATTCCATTTTTCCACTTCCTAAATCAAATTCATTCTTCGCTATCACATCCtgaaattcttttttaattttcaagaCTTCTTCATTTGATTTTTCCATTTCTTCCAAAATTGCAACATTCATCTCAAGTGTATCAGTTTTCCCAtgattttcaataaaaatacgCTCATTTCTTTTATCAAAAGTAACTGTCAGCTTCTTGAAAATATTCCATCCTAAAATACCATCATACTTCCTTTTTGAAAAATCAATATTTCCCAAAAAAGCGTGACTTTCTATAACTTGATCTCCAATGCTAAACTTTAACTTCTTCtttgttttaaaagtttCAATAGTCCCAGCATCATtcaaagtttttaatttcattggATAATTTTCTTCCACAGCACTTAAACATTTGAATTTCAAAGGCAAAACCGTAATTTCAGATCCAGTATCCACCAACATTCTAATTTTTTCACCATCATTAATTTTCACTTGAATTAttggtaaatttttacttGAATTTTCCAATTTTATGgctttattttcatttatttttcctTTGGTTTCTTGATTAATTAAAGAATTAGCTTCCTTTTTGATTTTCTTTTCCTCCTTTTCTTTAACACGGCACTCAGCTTCTTTATGTCCTTTCTTTTTACAGAAATGACAATTCCCAGAAAACTTCTTTTCCTtcttattttgaaaatttccTATTCCTGATTCTAAATCATCCCAGTAATCCTTGGCCACCAGTAACATATGATCAAACGGTTCATTCTCAGGTCTTCCATGCTTAACTAAACTTCTTAAAATTCCTTGGGGTAATTTTTCTGCCAGAAGGATTCTTTTTCTCCTCATCCTTTCTTCAAAACTTTCCCTTTCATAAACAATGTCCACTAATCTTGATAATTCAGTTCCTTCATAAATTAATTCAGAACGTTTCTTAATTCTTATCATTTCCAATTTATATCTAGCCGCAGCAACACTTTCTTCACCAATATAGtttcttaataaatattcagTAATTCTTGAGTAACTGTTTAATTCTGTTCTATTAAGAACTTCACTTGCAACTCTCCCACGTAAATGCAGCTTCAACATTGGTAATTTTAATCTTTCAGCACATCCATTTATCTCCAACATACATTCAAatctttctttaaataaataaaatggtTCCTTTGGATCATAAGGTTCTATTCTtacattttgataatttgGTTCATATACTCTTGATCTTCTTTGATCTAAAATTACATCTTTTTCATCATCGCTACCACTATCATATTTTGAGTTAATTCTACCTTTGTCCTCATTTTTTACCTTCCAAAAATCATCAAATTCTTTATCAGAGTCATCCTTTTTTATTTCTCTTTGATCATCATTTTTCTCTAGCATGAGCTTCAATTTTCTGATTTCATTTGTTAATTTCTCGATTTCACTTACTTC
The sequence above is drawn from the Strongyloides ratti genome assembly S_ratti_ED321, scaffold srae_scaffold0000016 genome and encodes:
- a CDS encoding Reverse transcriptase domain and Integrase, catalytic core domain and Ribonuclease H-like domain and Peptidase A2A, retrovirus RVP subgroup domain and Aspartic peptidase domain-containing protein; amino-acid sequence: MGRTRSESRGEKKRRVSRLSMCGEFRRIVAQAQAKAREAATATEAQKSANWENHEEMIKNGLPGGEIESEEQRRSKMMNPNKEVSEIEKLTNEIRKLKLMLEKNDDQREIKKDDSDKEFDDFWKVKNEDKGRINSKYDSGSDDEKDVILDQRRSRVYEPNYQNVRIEPYDPKEPFYLFKERFECMLEINGCAERLKLPMLKLHLRGRVASEVLNRTELNSYSRITEYLLRNYIGEESVAAARYKLEMIRIKKRSELIYEGTELSRLVDIVYERESFEERMRRKRILLAEKLPQGILRSLVKHGRPENEPFDHMLLVAKDYWDDLESGIGNFQNKKEKKFSGNCHFCKKKGHKEAECRVKEKEEKKIKKEANSLINQETKGKINENKAIKLENSSKNLPIIQVKINDGEKIRMLVDTGSEITVLPLKFKCLSAVEENYPMKLKTLNDAGTIETFKTKKKLKFSIGDQVIESHAFLGNIDFSKRKYDGILGWNIFKKLTVTFDKRNERIFIENHGKTDTLEMNVAILEEMEKSNEEVLKIKKEFQDVIAKNEFDLGSGKMECQPIQLKINAEFPKPANIPVREWDKPILKEYLDKLEKSGVIEKKTSPYALPIIIIPKKDGRKRIIGDMRAINAIVQPIYYSPPLINQVILKMRNCNFYTKLDCNNSYFQVSVPIESRKFLAVKTPFGIYQFKRLVQGYINSCSEYQRIGEEVLQGLEKHCTNYLDDIVIHTSGPLEFHIKMVKEVLKRIRSVDWRISFEKCNFFGKSIKYLGFLINEKGSIPHTLNIELFLKRPFPETKKTLKSLVAAANYYRNYIKDFSEITYPLDELLKKKYQKLVWNERVKESYKKLVEAMSNPNFCHHPVLEEDFFLTTDSSDYAIGGVLSQIRNGEEISISFYSKRLSVTKRRRCITYKELIAISKCFKHFKYYFGGSRIYIKTDHLPLLGIFKNSTDNKYLELTNELFGFDYKIVYLKGSSNVVADDLSSEVYKLSENGNNGSKFSGKEVNNIKCVNVNELLKNINIDEYDIMEIEPIYEKKETEDLENSSEEMEVNTNPVHKLKGEKKRKRGRLKKVIKEEEDDGNEITLLVELIEDKYGFLQGDFKKYQKEDIDIITASKEGIYDGKEIEVKDGVNYVKIKVPEEGQVLKKIIPKFLEEKVLFLAHNLRGHFGKEKTKKLIESIGYMKSIDKKVEEYIAACEECQKRNSPYLKHPKMEHVTEFSKPFENLSMDICGPILPTSYSGNKYILVLIDSFSRYTIINPCRAINYNELLQKILDEVIWKHGNPLSIRSDNAKNFRTEKLTEIFQLMGIKREFSSVYHSRGNCLVERTLRWIQNTLAKLTKTKRGRWDIYTQAVAYYYNTTVCAAHGYTPFFIHYLRNPNSGLEKLVDEAGGYQIDRNLELVELLDVAKETYENVKKNIEESCNKRKQRKWKINDIKENDFVYVRIPNTETGEKLVSEWKEPFKVIKVNGNKINVLWSNQKKREVHFSNCKRSRKISPRREE